One Nocardiopsis gilva YIM 90087 genomic window, GCAGGCCGCCCTCGACCTCGCGCGCGACCACGCCGCCCACCGCACCGCCTTCGGCGGTCCGCTCAAGGACATGCAGAGCGTCGCGCACACCCTCGCCGAGATGGCCACCCGCACCGAGGCCGCCCGGCTGCTCGTCTACGCCGCCGCCACCGCCCGCGACGCCAGCGATGCCCCTGCCCCCGCCCCGAGCACGGCGCACACGTCGAATCCCCGGCCCCACGAGCACAGCGGACGGGTCGCCCCCCGCCCCGGACCACGACCTCTCGCTCACCGCACGCGCGGCCATGGCGAAGCTGTACGCCACCGAGGCCGCCCAGTACGTCGTCGACGCCGCCGTCCAGCTGCACGGCGCACGCGCTTTGCGACGCGGCCACCCGCTGGAGGAGCTCTACCGCGAGGTGCGCGCCCCGCGCATCTACGAGGGAGCCTCCGAAGTCCAGCGCACCATCATCGCGCGGGAGCTGTATCGCTGACCCGCACCGGACCAGGAGATCCGCGATGGAGCCGACCCTCTCACCGTCCGCCTACACCGACACCTTCGCCCGCGACCACCTCCCCCCGCCCGACCAGTGGCCCCACCTCCACTTCTCCCTCCCCGAACTCCGCTACCCCGACCGGATGAACTGCGCCGAGGAGCTCCTGGACCGCACCATCGAGCGCCACGGCACCGAACGCCCCTGCATCCGCGGAGAACGCGAGTCCTGGACGTACGGGGAACTGCGGTGGCTGGTCGACCGCGCGGCGCGCGTCCTGACCGACGAACTCGGCGTGCGCCCCGGCAACCGGGTCCTGCTGCGCGGCCCCAACTCACCCTGGTTGGCCGCCTGCTGGCTGGCCATCCTCAAGGCCGGGGGCATCGTCGTCACCGTCCTTCCGGCCCTGCGCAGCGGAGAGCTCACCGACATCCTGCGCTCCGCCCGGATCTCCCACGCGCTGTGCGACGCCCGGTTCACCGACGACCTCGAAACCGCCGTCGACCGCGCCGCACCCGACCTGCCCGTCCGCACCGGCATCACCCCCTACGGCTCCGGCCGCCCCGACGACCTCACCGCACGCGTCGCCGCCGCGCCCGGCACGCCGTTCCCCGCCTTCCCGGCCGCGGCCGACGACGTCGCCCTCATCGCCTACACCTCCGGCACCACCGGCCGCCCCAAGGGGTGCGTGCACTTCCACCGCGACGTTCTGGCCATCGCCGACACCTTCTCCGCGCACGTGCTCCGCCCGCACACCGATGACCTGTTCGTCGGAAGCCCCCCGTTCGCCTTCACCTTCGGCCTGGGCGGCCTGCTCGTCTTCCCGCTGCGCGCCGGAGCCTCCACCCTGCTGCTGGAGAAGGCCGGCCCCGACCGCCTCCTGCGCGCGATCGAAGAGGACCACGCCACCGTCGTCTTCACCGCTCCCACCGCCTACCGCGCCATGCTCGGCCGGGCCGCGGATGCGAACCTGTCCTCGCTGCGCCGCTGCGTCTCGGCGGGCGAACACCTCCCCGCCGCCACGTGGAAGGCCTGGCTCGACGCCACCGGTATCCGACTCATCGACGGCATCGGCGCCACTGAGATGCTGCACATCTTCATCTCCGCGGCCGACGACGACATCCGCCCCGGCTCCACCGGCATCCCCGTCCCCGGCTTCACCGCCGCCATCCTCGACGGCAAAGGCGACCCCGTGCCCGACGGACAGCCCGGCCGCCTCGCCGTACGCGGCCCCGTGGGCTGCCGCTACCTCGCCGACGACCGCCAGCGCCGCTACGTCCGCGACGGCTGGAACATCACCGGCGACACCTACGTCCGCGACGCCGACGGCTACTTCTGGTACCGGTCCCGCTCCGACGACATGATCGTCTCGGCCGGATACAACATCGCCGCCATCGAGGTCGAAGAGGTGCTGATGCGCGCGCCGCAGGTCGCGGAGGTGGCCGTTGTCGGCATCCCCGACCCCGATCGCGGCCAGATCGTCAAGGCGTTCGTCGTCCCCCAGGACGGCGTCCCCGCGACCGAGGACACGGCCGACGAGCTCAAGCGGTTCGTCACCACCGAGATCGCCCCCTACAAAGCGCCACGGGCCGTGGAGTTCACCCGAACGCTCCCACGCACCCCGACCGGCAAGTTGCAGCGATTCAAACTGAGGGAGGGGTGAGCGGCTTCCATGCGCATCGCCTGCATCGGCGGCGGCCCCGGGGGCCTGTACTTCGCCGCGCTGATGAAACGGCTCGATCCCGCCCACGAGGTGACCGTCTACGAGCGCAACGCGCCCGACGACACCTTCGGCTTCGGCGTCGTGCTCTCCGACGAGACCCTCGGCGGGATCGAACACGCCGACCCCGCGGTGTATGCGGCCCTCAGTGCCGAGTTCGCGTGCTGGGACGACATCGACATCCACTACCGGGGCCGGGTCATCACCTCCGGGGGCCACGGGTTCTCCGCCATCGACCGCAGGCGGCTGCTGCGGATCCTCCGCGACCGCTGCGCCGACCTCGGCGTCACGCTGCACTTCCGCACCACCGCGCCACCCGCCACCGACCTCGCCGCCACCCACGACCTCGTCGTCGCAGCCGACGGCGCCAACAGCACCACCCGCCGCACCCACGCCCCGGACTTCGGCGAACGCCTCGACCACCGCCACTGCAAGTACATGTGGCTCGGCACCGACCTCGTGTTCGACGCGTTCAACTTCCACATCGTGGACACGCCGCACGGGATCATGCAGGTGCATGGCTACCCCTACTCGGCCGACGCCAGCACCTTCATCGTGGAGATGCACGAACGCGTGTGGCGCGCCGCCGGCTTCACCGACCGCCCCGACCTGCGTCCCGGCGAGAGCGACCACGACGCCGTCGACGCCTGCGAAAAGCTCTTCGCCGACGTCCTCGGCCGCGGCCACCGCCTCATCCCCAACAACTCGCGGTGGCTCGCGTTCACCACCGTGCGCACCGACACCTGGCGCCGCGGCAATGTGGTCCTGCTCGGCGACGCCGCCCACACCGCCCACTTCTCGATCGGGTCGGGCACCAAGCTCGCCATGGAGGACGCCCTCGCGCTCGCCGCCTCCCTCCACGAGCACGAGGGCGTCCGCGAGGCCCTGGCCGCCTACGAGGAGGAGCGGCGCCCCGTCGTCGCCAGCACCCAGCGCGCCGCCCAGGCCAGCCTGGAGTGGTTCGAGGACATCGAGCGGCACACCGCCCAGGAACCGCGCCCGTTCGCGTTCAACCTGCTCACGCGCAGCCGCCGGGTCACCTACGACAACCTCCGCATGCGCGACCCCGACTTCGTCGCCGACGTCGACGCGTGGTTCGGCGCCACCCAGTCCCCGACCGCGCCCTTGCCCTCGTCCGCACACCGGCCGCCCATGTTCTATCCGTTCCGGCTGCGCGGCCTGGAGCTGAAGAACCGGGTCGTCGTCTCCGCCATGGACATGTACTCCGCGACGGACGGCACCCCCGGCGACTTTCACCTCGTCCATCTCGGCTCCAAGGCGCTGGGCGGTGCCGCGCTGGTGATGACCGAGATGGTCTGCGTCTCCGCCGCAGGCCGGATCACCCCCGCATGCGCCGGGCTGTACGCCGCCGAACACGAGGCCGCATGGAGCCGCGTCACCGACTTCGTCCACCGCCACACCGACGCCGCTATCGGCATCCAGCTCGGCCACTCCGGGCGCAAGGGCTCGACACGGGTGATGTGGGAGGGCATCGACGAGCCCCTGGAGGAGGGGAACTGGCCGGTCGTGGCCCCCTCGCCGCTGGCCTACCGGCCCGGCGTCAACCAGGTGCCGCGCGAACTCACCGCGGCCGAGCTCGACGCGATCCGCGACGAGTTCGTCGCGTCGGCCCGCGCCGCCGACCGCGCCGGATTCGACCTGCTGGAAGTGCACTGCGCGCACGGCTACCTGCTCTCCAGCTTCCTCTCGCCCCTCACCAACCGGCGCACCGACGCCTACGGCGGGGATCTGGCGGCACGGCTGCGCTTCCCCCTGGAGGTGTTCGCGGCCGTACGCGCCGCCTGGCCCGACGACAAGCCGATGACCGTGCGCATCTCCGCCACCGACTGGGTCGACGGCGGAACCACGGCCGACGACGCGGTCACCATCGCGCGCGCCTTCGCCGACGCCGGGGCCGACGCCATCGACGTCTCGACCGGCCAGGTCACCCCGGACGAGGAACCGGCCTACGGGCGCAGCTACCAGACCCCGTTCGCCGACCGGATCCGCAGCGAGACCGGGATCCCGACGATCGCCGTCGGCGCGATCTCCTCCTACGACGACGTCAACTCGCTCATCCTGGCCGGCCGGACCGACCTGTGCGCGCTGGGCCGGCCCCACCTGTACGACCCGAGCTGGACCCTGCACGCCGCCGCCGAGCAGGGCTACTCCGGGCCCGGCGTGACCTGGCCGGTTCCCTTCCAGGCGGGCTCCCGTCGGCCGCAGACCGGGCGCACGGACGGTCCCCGCCCCCGCCTGGAGCTGGTGCGCGGGGACGGCGGCCCGGACACCGCCCACCGCCGATGGCGCCCGCAGCGCAGTGCGGAGGCGTGACACCGCTCGATTCCCCGTCGCCGGTCGGCCGTGTCGGACGGCGCCTGCGCGTCCGCCGGACCCGCGGCGCCCTGCTCGATCTCCCTTTCGGCGGACATTCCACTCTGGCGGGGGCGGATATTCGGGCGCTACCGTCGGATCCAGCGTCGGCTCACATCTGTGAGAACTGAGGAAAGGGGCGCACCCATGCCGGTGACAGCTACGCTCTGCTACGGGACGCACCCCAGCCAGGTGATCCACGTCCGCCAGCCCGACACCGACGCGGACGCCCCCTTTCCCGTCGCGGTGCTGCTGCACGGCGGATGGTGGCGCGACCGGTACGACGCCCGGCTGATGGAACCGCTCGCCGCCGACCTCGCCGAGGCCGGATGGCTCGTGTGGAACATCGAGTACCGCCGGACCGGCGACGACGGCGGTGGGTGGCCCCGGACACTGGACGACGTCCGCACCGCCCTGGACCTACTCAAAGTGCGGCTCGCGGACGGTGCAGAACCAGGCGACCCCTCCCGCGTCGTCGCGTTCGGCCACTCCGCCGGAGGGCACCTGAGTCTGATGGCCGCCCTCGGGTCACCGCTGACGATAGTCGTCGGACTGGCGCCCGTCACCGACCTTCGGACGAGCCTGCACGCGGGCCTCGGCGAGGGTGCCGTCAGCGCCTTCCTCGGCCCCGACCCGGCAGACGAGCTGGTCGAGGACTCCTCGCCACTGCGCCGTATCCCGATCGGCACCGTACAGCTCATCGTGCACGGCAAGCGCGACGACCGCGTTCCGGTCGAGCAAAGCCGCGCGTACGTGAAGGCTGCCAGGGCTGCCGGAGACCGCGTCGACTACATCGAACTCCTTGACGCGGACCACTTCGACGTCATCGACCCCGCGCATGAGTCCTGGGAGACCGTTCAGGAGCACCTGGGCGACTTGTGATCACCCCAGGCACCCCTCCCGTTGGTCTCGGGAATATCGACCGAATACTCGTCGGTGACAGGTTGACTTTCCCGAGATCAACGGGGAGGGGAGGGGAGGGGTGAATGAGCGGATCAGGTGTAGCCGAGCCGGGACAGCTCGGCGTGCGCAATCGACCGCACGTCCTTGCGCTGGTCGCCGGTGAGGCGGTTGCGCCATGACCCGATCCCGGAGGCGTCGGTCCGCACCAGCTCCACGGCCGACACCCGTGCCCCCGTGACCTCGCGGAGCCGTTCCGCGGTCTCGACCTCGCCCCCGAACATGTCCTCGTAGCGCAGCGTCATCAGCCGGTCGGCACCGAGCATCCCGCGCAGCTGGGCCGACAGCCGCACCGCACCCCGCCAGCGCATCGCGCACTTGGCCGCGACCGACTGGTTCGGGTACTCCTCGCGTTCCTGCTGGGTCTCGATCCCGAAGAACGGGTTGGGCAGCTCATGGTCCAGATTGGCCATGCTGGGGCGGAACCAGGCCAGCGACTGCTCGTCGTCGAGCATGTCGGCGACGACGTCCCGGCCGTCGCGGATGATCTGCACGAACACGGCGTCACTGAACGCGGCGTTGAGGGCCGTCGCGCTGTAGAGCAGGTCCGGGCTGGCGTCGCCGAAGCGGGTTACCCGTCTGGCGTGCCGGCATGGATCGGCCGACTCGCGCGCCGCCACCCGGCCCGGGGGGCAGAGCGGACAGGTGAGCGGGTCAGCTGCCAGGATTCGGCGAACGCGTCGCGCAGCAGGCTGGCCGTGCCCGAGGCGCGCTCTTCGACGACGGAGGGGCGGCGGGCGACCGCGTAGATCGCGTTGAGCACGCCGGTGTCGCCGCCGCCGACATGGAAGCCGGGCGCGCGGCGCAGCGCCCTGGCGATCAGATTCACGCCTGAGTGCGGGGCGCCGAGGACGAAGACCGGGCGGTGGACCTTCGTCCCGTTGACGACGAGGATGTAGGACGGCTGCTTCATGATGTATGTAGATTTTGACATCGTTTGACGGACTTCGGTCCATCCGGCCCTCTTATTGCCGGAGAATGCGGTCAATTCCGACAGCCGCGCGGGGATCACCGTCCCGAGTTGCGTCCCCCGGGGTGACGCGGCTGGGTCTGCGGCGGATCAGTGGCACCTACTCCCAGCCGGTGTGACGTGAGCGTACCGCGTTCCGCCGCGTCCGGGCGGTCGGTCCGGCAGCCTTGGCGGGTCTCTGGCAGGTAACACATTCACCAAGCTCAGGGAAGGACCGTCCGTAACCGATCGCGACTCCTGGCGTCCTAACCGAGGGGCCGGACGGTTGAAGGCCGTAACAGCGCTGCCACAATGGGCGGACATCGTGTGAATGAGACCACTGAGGATCCGTCCATGCCCTCCATCTCCCGCACCACCGAGGTCTCAGCGCTGCTGGCGGAGACCGACCAGGTCACCGTGCTCACCGGCGCGGGGATCTCCACCGACTCCGGCATCCCGGACTTCCGTGGCCCGAACGGCGTATGGACCGCGAACCCCGCGGCGGCCGCGATGTTCGACATCGACACCTACATGGCCGATGTCAACGTCCGGCGGGAGGTGTGGCTCATGCGGCGGGCGCATCCCGCCTGGACGGCGAGTCCGAACGCGGCGCACTACGCCCTGACCGAGCTCGATCGCGCCGGGCGGCTGCGCGCGCTCGTCACCCAGAACGTCGACGGCCTGCACCAGGCCGCGGGCATCGACCCCCGGCGCGTGATCGAGGTGCACGGGACCATTCACTGGGTCGTGTGCATGTCATGTGGCCTGCGCACGCCAAGCCCGGAGGTGCTGGCCCGACTGGACGAGGAGTCCGACCCGCACTGCCGGAAGTGCGGCGGTATCCAGAAGGCGGACACCATCTCGTTCGGCCAGCGGCTGAGGGCCGAGGTACTGGAGGCCGCCGTCGCGGCCACGGAGGACTGCGAGGTCTTCGTCGCTGTGGGCACCTCGCTCACGGTGCACCCGGTGGCGGGGCTGTGCGACCTCGCCCTGGAGCACGGCGCCCGGCTGATCGTCATCAACGCCGACCCCACCCCCTATGACGAGGTCGCGGCGGCGGTGCTGCGCGAACCTATCGGCGAGGTCCTGCCCGAGCTGGTGAAGGAGTCGCTGGCGCAGCGGCCCTGACCGCGGCGGGACCGCGTCATCCGGCGCTGTTCTGTGGCGGGTGGGAGCTCCCGACGACGGAAGATCTCCGGCGCTGGTCCTCCGGGGCCGGTCAGAGGCGCGCGATCCGCTGGGGCTTCCCTGCTCGGCGGCGCGCCCGGACCGGAAGCTCCGGAGGAGGAGGTGTAGTGCCATTCGGGATCCGGCTCCGATGGGCTGTTCGCTTCGGCGAGGCCCAGGATTCCCTCGAAGACCTGCTGCGGGGCGTGGCTCAGCTCATCCAAGAACTCGGAGAAGAAAGGCTCCAGGGCGTCGAGGACGGGTCGAACCGCCTTCGGCGACAGCCGCTTTCCGTACACCACCTTGCGGACTCTGCCGAGGTACGACCAGACCTCCGACGACAGGTCCGCCATGTACGACGGATCGGTGCCTG contains:
- a CDS encoding SIR2 family NAD-dependent protein deacylase; this translates as MPSISRTTEVSALLAETDQVTVLTGAGISTDSGIPDFRGPNGVWTANPAAAAMFDIDTYMADVNVRREVWLMRRAHPAWTASPNAAHYALTELDRAGRLRALVTQNVDGLHQAAGIDPRRVIEVHGTIHWVVCMSCGLRTPSPEVLARLDEESDPHCRKCGGIQKADTISFGQRLRAEVLEAAVAATEDCEVFVAVGTSLTVHPVAGLCDLALEHGARLIVINADPTPYDEVAAAVLREPIGEVLPELVKESLAQRP
- a CDS encoding alpha/beta hydrolase family protein translates to MPVTATLCYGTHPSQVIHVRQPDTDADAPFPVAVLLHGGWWRDRYDARLMEPLAADLAEAGWLVWNIEYRRTGDDGGGWPRTLDDVRTALDLLKVRLADGAEPGDPSRVVAFGHSAGGHLSLMAALGSPLTIVVGLAPVTDLRTSLHAGLGEGAVSAFLGPDPADELVEDSSPLRRIPIGTVQLIVHGKRDDRVPVEQSRAYVKAARAAGDRVDYIELLDADHFDVIDPAHESWETVQEHLGDL
- a CDS encoding AMP-binding protein — its product is MEPTLSPSAYTDTFARDHLPPPDQWPHLHFSLPELRYPDRMNCAEELLDRTIERHGTERPCIRGERESWTYGELRWLVDRAARVLTDELGVRPGNRVLLRGPNSPWLAACWLAILKAGGIVVTVLPALRSGELTDILRSARISHALCDARFTDDLETAVDRAAPDLPVRTGITPYGSGRPDDLTARVAAAPGTPFPAFPAAADDVALIAYTSGTTGRPKGCVHFHRDVLAIADTFSAHVLRPHTDDLFVGSPPFAFTFGLGGLLVFPLRAGASTLLLEKAGPDRLLRAIEEDHATVVFTAPTAYRAMLGRAADANLSSLRRCVSAGEHLPAATWKAWLDATGIRLIDGIGATEMLHIFISAADDDIRPGSTGIPVPGFTAAILDGKGDPVPDGQPGRLAVRGPVGCRYLADDRQRRYVRDGWNITGDTYVRDADGYFWYRSRSDDMIVSAGYNIAAIEVEEVLMRAPQVAEVAVVGIPDPDRGQIVKAFVVPQDGVPATEDTADELKRFVTTEIAPYKAPRAVEFTRTLPRTPTGKLQRFKLREG
- a CDS encoding acyl-CoA dehydrogenase family protein — protein: MAKLYATEAAQYVVDAAVQLHGARALRRGHPLEELYREVRAPRIYEGASEVQRTIIARELYR
- a CDS encoding bifunctional salicylyl-CoA 5-hydroxylase/oxidoreductase, with the translated sequence MRIACIGGGPGGLYFAALMKRLDPAHEVTVYERNAPDDTFGFGVVLSDETLGGIEHADPAVYAALSAEFACWDDIDIHYRGRVITSGGHGFSAIDRRRLLRILRDRCADLGVTLHFRTTAPPATDLAATHDLVVAADGANSTTRRTHAPDFGERLDHRHCKYMWLGTDLVFDAFNFHIVDTPHGIMQVHGYPYSADASTFIVEMHERVWRAAGFTDRPDLRPGESDHDAVDACEKLFADVLGRGHRLIPNNSRWLAFTTVRTDTWRRGNVVLLGDAAHTAHFSIGSGTKLAMEDALALAASLHEHEGVREALAAYEEERRPVVASTQRAAQASLEWFEDIERHTAQEPRPFAFNLLTRSRRVTYDNLRMRDPDFVADVDAWFGATQSPTAPLPSSAHRPPMFYPFRLRGLELKNRVVVSAMDMYSATDGTPGDFHLVHLGSKALGGAALVMTEMVCVSAAGRITPACAGLYAAEHEAAWSRVTDFVHRHTDAAIGIQLGHSGRKGSTRVMWEGIDEPLEEGNWPVVAPSPLAYRPGVNQVPRELTAAELDAIRDEFVASARAADRAGFDLLEVHCAHGYLLSSFLSPLTNRRTDAYGGDLAARLRFPLEVFAAVRAAWPDDKPMTVRISATDWVDGGTTADDAVTIARAFADAGADAIDVSTGQVTPDEEPAYGRSYQTPFADRIRSETGIPTIAVGAISSYDDVNSLILAGRTDLCALGRPHLYDPSWTLHAAAEQGYSGPGVTWPVPFQAGSRRPQTGRTDGPRPRLELVRGDGGPDTAHRRWRPQRSAEA